AGGCGCCACCGAGAACCCTCGAAGATCGGCAGCGCCAACGACGCTCAGGCGCGTGCTGGGACCCCGGGAGCGGACTCGCGTTGCACCCGGGGCGTTTGATCCGCCAGCATCGCCCGCGTGCAGGGCCGCACGACTTCGTCGAAGGCACGGCGGCGCAGCGCACGCAGTTCGTCGGGCGTGAGCCGGCCGTGGGCGTGCCACGTCGCTGCGTCCATGCCCTTCGGCATGGCGGGCAGCGTCACCTCCGCTTCGCGTCGCTCGGCCGCGGCCAGTTCCCCTTCCACCACGCTACGCAGCTCCGGAGCCAGGCTCAGCGCCCAGGCCACGACGCGGAAGGCCAGGGCCGCATGTTCGCTCTCTTCGCGCTCGATAGCCTCCAACATGGTGCCGACGCTCGCGTCCTGGGTGACGCGCCGCGCTTCGGCGGCCTGGATTGCCGCAAGAGTCTCTCCGACGCATCCCTCTTCGAAGGTGGAGCGCACCAATGCTTCCAGCGTGATCGCGAGATCCACGCCTTCGAGCGCGAGCGGCGCTGGTCCCAGGGTCCTTCCCGCGTAGCGCGAGGCCAGCGCGAAGCAGTCCTTGGCATGGCGCACTTCGTCCAGGGACGCGGCCTGGGAGGCTTCCACCAGACTCGCCGGTGCGCCGAGGGCCATCAACTGCAAGGTCAAGCGCGCGAAGGCTGCAACGGCGGCATGCTCGAGCTGCGCGTCGCCCAGCCATACCCAGGTCAAGGCTTCGCGCGCGTCGGCGTTCAGCTTCTCGAGGCGCGGTGCCAGTGCCGACACCCAATCTTGGCGCTCGCACACTTCGCTGACGCGTAGCTCGCCGTCGACCATGAAGGGGCGTCCCCCCGGACACATCACGCCCGACTGGTAGCAGCAGTAGCCATCGACCATCAGGGGTTGGTAGTAGTAGATGCCGAACCCGTACGGACCGCAGGGGTCGAAGGAATCCGGCGGAATGCTGTAGCCGTCGGGACAGCCCGAGGGGGTTTCGGGCGTGCCAGGAGTGACGGGGACGGCTTCTGCCTTCCAACACGTCGTCCACTCGGAACCGCAGCCATTGCAGTCGACGGGACCTTTGGTGAAAGGCCCATCACCCGCAAAGCCACCGGCGCCCGCGAAGCCACCGATCCCTATGGATCCACCCGCGCCGGCGCTACCCGCAGCGCCACCCGTTGCGCCCGTTCCGGCAACCGCGCCGACACCGCCCGTGCCTCCCGCGCCGAAGCCACCGCTACTCGTGCCACCCGTGGCCGATCCAGCGCTGCCACCCGTGCCATCACTCTGCACGGATCCTCCGCAAGCGCTGGTGACGAGGCCAGTCGTCGCCAAGGCGGTGAGCAACTTCATGCGGAGTTTCCTGTTCGTATCGTTCATCGGGTCGATCCTCGGGTGAGTGCCAAGCTGTGCCAGCAGGGGCAAAGTCGGCGATGTAGAGCAATGTGCGTGCCAGCCGGTGCGACGCGTTCGCTTTGGCTCAGGCTGGTCTCGGCGCCTTTCAACCATGCGGCCCACCCTTGGGGTAAGCTTTGAGCAATGACGGGGCGCTTGATCTTTGCGGGTTCGCTGACGCTCATCGCAGCAACGGCATGCGGTGGTGAAGACTTCGGTGGTGCTGAGAGCGGCGGGGCCGCGGGGCAGGGCGGCGCCGCAGTGGGCGGCCAAGGTGGCACAGCCGCGAGCGCTGGCAATGGGGGCTCGAGCGCAACCGGCGGCACGGGAGCAGCGGGCGGAAGCGGCGATGGCGGCGCAGGCGCGGGCGGCGGTAGCTCGGGCACCGGCGGCGTCGTGGGTAGCGGCGGCGCATCTGGCAGCGGCGGTTGCAGCGCCCCAGAAATCGTAGTCAACAACCAGGCCGGCCTGAGCGCACTCGCCGCGGACAGCAGCCACCTCTACTGGACGGCAACCTCCTTGGGCGCCATCCGCCGCAAAGCCAAGAGTGGCGGCGTGGCCGAAACGATCCTCTCCAACCAACCGAACGCCTTTGGCCTCGCTCTCTCGGGTGGCGACCTGTTCTTCACTCGCCGCGCGAACCCCGGCAACATCCTCAAGGCAGCGAAGAATGGGATGGGAGCGGGCTTGCTCGCGTCCAATCAGGACAAGCCGACTGCGATCGCGACGGACGGAACCCACGTCTATTGGACAAACGTCGCGGGTGCGGGAGCGGGCGGTGCGCGACGCATACCCGTCGGTGGCGGAGCAACGGAGATCGTTCACCCGGGGGGACCCACGAGCCTCGTTGCGCTGACCAGTAGCGACGTCCTGCTCGCCACCGATGCGGCCGTCCTCCGGCTGAAAAAAAGCAACCCCGCGGACGGACCGTGGACGGCGCCCTTCACCAACGTTTGGGGTCTCGCCGGGTCGGATACCAACACGTTCGTCGCGACGCACGTGCCTACGGGCCAGGTGCTCTCCTTCGCGACCTCGTCCACTGTGCCGCAAGAGATCGACAATGGCCACTTCATGCACGGTCTGGCGTTCGACGGCGGCAATCTCTACTACCTGCGCTCCAAAGACGACCAAAGCTACGAGTTGATCCGATCCAGCGTCAGCGGTGACAAGAAGACGGTGCTCGCCTGCGCAGCCGGGCACGCCCTCGCCCTGGTCGTCGACGCCACCCACGTCTACTTCACGACGGAAGCCGGCGAGATTCGTCGTGCGCCGAAGTGACGCATTCCCAGCCACCCGCCGCACCCGGGCCCACGGCTAGGCCGCGGCGCCCAAAGCGCCTTGCTGCCACCAGGGCAACGGCTGCAAGTTCCGATGCAACTAGGCCGCTCTGACGTGCGCCCGTAGGCCCAGTTGCGGAGGCCTTGCGGCTGATCTACTCCCTGAGCGGCGTCGGGCTCCGGCGCCTCCCCTCCCGGGGCGCGTGGTTCCAATTACTCACCGGAACCGAGCGAAGGAAAAATGGTGAGCGGCCGCGCGACCCATCGCGGGACCGCCGTCGGAAGAAAGACACGGCCGCGCGACGATCGCGAGACCGGCTGAAAGAAAGGTGACCCCCATGGCACGCAAGAAGATTTCTCTGATTGGCGCAGGCAACATCGGTGGCGAGCTCGCGAACCTCTGCGTCACGAAGCAGCTCGGCGACGTCGTGCTCTTCGACATCGCACCCAAAGAGAACTTCGCGAAGGGCAAGGCCCTCGACCTCGAGCAGTCCAGCTCCCTCTCCGGCGCCGACGCCAAGGTCATCGGCACCAGCAACTGGGCCGACTGCGCCAACTCCGACGTGCTGATCATCACCGCCGGCATTCCGCGTAAGCCCGGCCAGAGCCGCGACGACCTGGTGGGCACCAACCTGCCGATCATCCGCGACGTGGCCGAC
The nucleotide sequence above comes from Polyangiaceae bacterium. Encoded proteins:
- a CDS encoding ferritin-like domain-containing protein, which encodes MNDTNRKLRMKLLTALATTGLVTSACGGSVQSDGTGGSAGSATGGTSSGGFGAGGTGGVGAVAGTGATGGAAGSAGAGGSIGIGGFAGAGGFAGDGPFTKGPVDCNGCGSEWTTCWKAEAVPVTPGTPETPSGCPDGYSIPPDSFDPCGPYGFGIYYYQPLMVDGYCCYQSGVMCPGGRPFMVDGELRVSEVCERQDWVSALAPRLEKLNADAREALTWVWLGDAQLEHAAVAAFARLTLQLMALGAPASLVEASQAASLDEVRHAKDCFALASRYAGRTLGPAPLALEGVDLAITLEALVRSTFEEGCVGETLAAIQAAEARRVTQDASVGTMLEAIEREESEHAALAFRVVAWALSLAPELRSVVEGELAAAERREAEVTLPAMPKGMDAATWHAHGRLTPDELRALRRRAFDEVVRPCTRAMLADQTPRVQRESAPGVPARA